Part of the Aquimarina sp. TRL1 genome, AGAGTCTATCATGATAACTTTATCGGGCTTCTGAAAATTTAATATTGCCATGTTATTGTTTCTTCTATGAGTTATTACTTAGAATATAATTCGACTATAAACTGTTCGTTTATGTTTTCTGGAATCTGAATTCTAGACGGAACAGCTACAAATGTACCTGTTTTTGTATCATTATTGAATGTAATCCACTCATATACGCTACTGTTAGCTGCTAATGAATTCTGGATTACTTCTAGTGATTTTGATTTTTCTCTAACTCCTACTACATCTCCTGCTTTTAATCTGTATGAAGGAATATTTACTAATTCTCCATTAACAGTGATGTGTCTGTGCGATACTAATTGTCTCGCTCCTCTTCTTGAGTTAGACAATCCCATTCTGTACACTACATTATCTAATCTGGATTCACAAAGCTGAAGTAAAACCTCCCCTGTAATTCCTTGAGAACGGGTTGCTTTTTCGAACATGTTACGGAACTGGCGTTCTAAAATTCCGTATGTATATTTAGCTTTTTGCTTTTCCATTAACTGGATTGCATATTCACTTTTCTTTCCTCTTCGTCTGTTATTTCCGTGCTGACCTGGAGGATAATTTCTTTTTTCGAAAGATTTGTCATCTCCGAATATCGCTTGACCAAATTTTCGAGCGATTTTAGTTTTTGGACCAGTATATCTTGCCATTACTATTGATTTAATTAATGAGGTGATTATGAATTAAGGTCTCTTTCCTTCGATAACCAGCTTTCCTCTTTTTTGATTTACGTTATCTTAATTGTTATTGTCCTAGTCAAAAGAATTATACTCTTCTTCTTTTTGGAGGACGACATCCATTATGCGGCATTGGTGTTACATCGATTATTTCTGTAACTTCAATTCCTGCATTATGTAAAGAACGGATAGCAGATTCTCTACCATTTCCAGGTCCTTTTACATATACTTTAACTTTTTTCAATCCAGCTTCGATTGCTACTTTAGAAGCATCTTCAGCTGCTAATTGTGCTGCATATGGAGTGTTCTTTTTAGAACCTCTAAATCCCATTTTACCAGCTGAAGACCATGAAATCACGTCTCCTTTTTTGTTTGTTAAAGATATAATAATATTGTTAAAAGAAGCAGTAACGTGTGCTTCTCCAACAGCTTCAACAATTACTTTACGTTTTTTTGAAGTTGACTTTGCCATACTACTTATTATTTAGTTGCTTTTTTCTTGTTAGCAACTGTTTTTCTTCTTCCTTTACGTGTTCTAGAGTTATTCTTAGTACGTTGTCCTCTTAAAGGTAACCCAGCTCTGTGACGGATTCCTCTATAACAACCGATATCCATCAAACGCTTGATGTTAAGCTGTACTTCTGAACGTAATTCTCCTTCAATGGTATAGGCTCCTACAGCTTCACGAATACGACCTATTTGGTCATCATTCCAGTCAGAAACTTTTATACTCTCATCTACTTTGGCAGTTTCTAAAATTTCTTTAGCTCTACTTCTACCAATTCCGAAGATATAGGTTAATGCTATAACTCCTCGCTTTTGTTTAGGTATATCTACCCCTGCAATTCTTGCCATAATTACCCTTGTCTTTGTTTAAATCTAGGATTCTTTTTATTAATTACGTAAAGTCGGCCTTTTCTACGCACAATCTTGCACTCGGCACTTCTCTTTTTTAATGATGCTCTAACTTTCATCTCTTTGGTTTTAATTCCCAAAATGTAACCGGGTTACATTTTGGGATATATCATTAACAAGATTTTTTCAGTTTGCAAAAGTATAGAAAAAATCTTAATTAACTAATATTAAAATTATATTAGTATCTATATGTGATACGAGCCTTTGATAAATCGTATGGACTCATCTCTAATTTCACCTTATCTCCAGGTAATAATTTTATATAATGCATACGCATCTTACCTGATATATGAGCTGTCACTACGTGACCATTTTC contains:
- the rpsD gene encoding 30S ribosomal protein S4 — encoded protein: MARYTGPKTKIARKFGQAIFGDDKSFEKRNYPPGQHGNNRRRGKKSEYAIQLMEKQKAKYTYGILERQFRNMFEKATRSQGITGEVLLQLCESRLDNVVYRMGLSNSRRGARQLVSHRHITVNGELVNIPSYRLKAGDVVGVREKSKSLEVIQNSLAANSSVYEWITFNNDTKTGTFVAVPSRIQIPENINEQFIVELYSK
- the rpsK gene encoding 30S ribosomal protein S11, whose product is MAKSTSKKRKVIVEAVGEAHVTASFNNIIISLTNKKGDVISWSSAGKMGFRGSKKNTPYAAQLAAEDASKVAIEAGLKKVKVYVKGPGNGRESAIRSLHNAGIEVTEIIDVTPMPHNGCRPPKRRRV
- the rpsM gene encoding 30S ribosomal protein S13, producing the protein MARIAGVDIPKQKRGVIALTYIFGIGRSRAKEILETAKVDESIKVSDWNDDQIGRIREAVGAYTIEGELRSEVQLNIKRLMDIGCYRGIRHRAGLPLRGQRTKNNSRTRKGRRKTVANKKKATK
- the ykgO gene encoding type B 50S ribosomal protein L36, with protein sequence MKVRASLKKRSAECKIVRRKGRLYVINKKNPRFKQRQG
- the infA gene encoding translation initiation factor IF-1 is translated as MAKQPAIEQDGSIIEALSNAMFRVELENGHVVTAHISGKMRMHYIKLLPGDKVKLEMSPYDLSKARITYRY